The following coding sequences lie in one Miscanthus floridulus cultivar M001 chromosome 9, ASM1932011v1, whole genome shotgun sequence genomic window:
- the LOC136480573 gene encoding glutathione S-transferase T3-like translates to MNLLRPPSSSSRQGRTWEGRTGQGRGAPVALATRSDSVVGAPVAPDDGSSSAAGYPSRVTAAASPPLPSLQAARLPTWWTNSSPMGSNEGMYPPGGFTNFLQSNGSPENFHLVGNTTSRTTISQTAPSLKRTLESNAEDKETINIDADETNEDERTERRLNWTKPEDVRLASAWLRNSKDPVDGTDRKADQYWADVIEEYNKNIEVCRRRNQNQLKIRWDRVKKPVMDFHGCWNRTTKVYRSGVSDDQLMEIAEKMYAGEHNDKEFTLKHFWKVVRNERKWSAYVKKEQEKEKNKCAVDSPSEVVNLEDNPKIRPIGHKKAKAELYGKKKTPEAFSAITDKLDKFIEVSTLARKDHEKMAETQQIMAKSKVEAARLTDKAAEKQLKCKMLDTYRELLLAPTTNMNAHALAEREKALESMRLALFGTNN, encoded by the exons ATGAATCTTCTTCGGCCGCCATCGTCAAGCTCCAGGCAAGGCAGGACATGGGAAGGCAGGACAGGGCAGGGCAGGGGTGCTCCTGTCGCCCTCGCTACCCGATCTGATTCGGTAGTCGGTGCTCCCGTCGCCCCTGATGATGGATCCAGTTCGGCCGCCGGTTATCCCTCTCGCGTGACTGCAGCAGCATCTCCACCACTTCCAAGCCTTCAAGCAGCCAGATTGCCAACGTGGTGGACAAATTCCTCTCCGATGGGCTCCAATGAAGG GATGTACCCACCAGGTGGGTTTACCAATTTTCTCCAGTCAAATGGTAGTCCAGAGAATTTCCATTTAGTTGGAAATACAACAAGTAGAACTACAATTTCTCAAACTGCTCCAAGTTTGAAAAGAACCCTAGAAAGCAATGCAGAAGACAAAGAAACAATCAATATTGATGCGGATGAAACCAATGAAGACGAGAGGACTGAGAGGCGATTGAATTGGACGAAACCTGAAGACGTTAGATTG GCTTCTGCTTGGCTGCGTAACTCAAAGGACCCAGTTGATGGAACCGATAGGAAGGCAGATCAATATTGGGCGGATGTTattgaagaatacaataaaaaCATAGAGGTTTGCCGTAGGAGAAACCAGAATCAACTGAAGATCCGCTGGGACCGTGTTAAGAAACCAGTAATGGATTTCCATGGTTGCTGGAATAGAACCACCAAAGTCTACAGAAGTGGTGTGAGCGATGATCAATTGATGGAAATTGCTGAGAAGATGTATGCTGGTGAACATAATGATAAAGAATTTACACTGAAGCACTTTTGGAAGGTTGTGCGGAATGAAAGGAAGTGGTCTGCATATGTGAAAAAGGAACAggaaaaagagaagaacaagTGTGCAGTTGATTCGCCGTCTGAAGtggtgaatttggaagataatcCTAAGATTCGTCCTATTGGACATAAGAAGGCTAAGGCTGAGCTCTATGGGAAAAAGAAGACACCTGAAGCTTTTTCTGCTATTACTGACAAGCTAGACAAGTTCATTGAAGTAAGCACATTGGCTAGAAAGGACCATGAGAAGATGGCGGAGACGCAGCAAATTATGGCAAAAAGTAAGGTAGAAGCTGCTAGGTTGACTGATAAGGCAGCAGAGAAGCAACTCAAGTGTAAAATGCTAGACACTTACAGAGAGCTTCTGTTAGCACCAACAACTAATATGAATGCTCATGCTTTGGCTGAGAGGGAGAAAGCACTAGAGAGTATGAGGTTGGCCTTATTTGGTACAAATAATTAA